The Calditrichota bacterium genome includes a window with the following:
- a CDS encoding TonB-dependent receptor, whose product MLKLILLTFCFLIFTYSSSFAQKPANRTLKSEIQGVIFNENNEAVRDAHISLLNPPKNDVSDHNGKFTIGPLDAGRYTIRVEHISYQTIEIENIAISQGVITVLDTIILSTGFYESESVVVTATRSHKKVEEIIPIVNMVSRQQIARRNSKTSAEALREESGVFIQKTNHGGGSAIIRGLSSNQILILVDGIRLNNSTYRLGNHQYLTTVDNNMLDRIEVVHGPLSVLHGSDALGGTINLITEIPLISSENKIDYNINSRFSSADSEKMLSTNLKYFEKNLIFQSGFSYKNYGDLIQGSTNKKDELLIGYEQNTQKPTGFTAYDFTGKIIYEPRPKQNLILAYQLSRQEDVPRFDKYAYNDFYKWLYTPQKRDLIYGVYENKNKNGFFNSFRTSLSYHRQQEGRQKQKTIVSDLIKEIDDVQTIGFTFQAQSNYKEQLLNFGLDYYSDFVNSKTTVSSTDKIDVTTRGRFPDDSRYSSFGIFLEDEYSFSTDWQANAGIRFSHFQTDFTIKDTTKLSFEKKYNALTGSFGIIYKPNQWSSLSTNISQGFRAPNLSDLAKFGESKGSIFEVPNLNVNPEKALSIDLNYKLNKRLLKFSAAIYYMQISDLLISSNDLYNGSPNIVSGEDTLSVKSKQNGGKAFITGFESSLNFALSNSLKFRSNLSFTFGENQTANEPVGGIPPLFGLVGASWQQNKSFSEFYLRFAAAQTRLSSDDFDDPRIPIGGTPEWFTLNVRTEYEFNNWIRLNLAVENILDHLYREHGSGINAPGRNFIVGIKLSR is encoded by the coding sequence AACGAAGCCGTTAGAGATGCCCATATTAGTCTGCTTAACCCGCCCAAAAATGATGTAAGCGATCACAATGGAAAGTTTACGATTGGACCGTTGGATGCCGGGAGATATACAATCCGCGTTGAGCATATTTCTTACCAAACAATCGAAATAGAAAATATAGCTATTTCCCAGGGCGTAATTACAGTTTTGGATACAATCATTCTTTCAACAGGATTTTATGAAAGTGAAAGCGTTGTGGTTACAGCAACCCGCTCACATAAAAAAGTAGAAGAAATTATTCCAATTGTAAACATGGTTAGCCGCCAGCAAATTGCACGGCGAAACAGTAAAACTTCGGCTGAGGCACTTCGCGAGGAAAGCGGCGTTTTTATCCAAAAAACAAACCATGGTGGCGGTTCTGCAATTATCCGCGGCTTAAGCTCAAACCAAATTCTTATTTTGGTGGATGGCATTCGGCTGAATAATTCGACCTATCGTCTCGGCAACCATCAATATTTAACAACAGTTGATAACAATATGCTGGATCGGATTGAAGTGGTTCATGGCCCTTTATCCGTTTTACACGGAAGTGATGCACTTGGCGGCACGATAAACCTGATCACAGAAATCCCGCTAATAAGTTCCGAAAATAAAATTGATTATAACATCAACAGCCGTTTTTCTTCTGCGGATAGTGAAAAGATGCTTTCCACAAATTTAAAATATTTTGAAAAGAACCTTATTTTTCAAAGTGGATTTAGTTATAAAAACTATGGCGATTTAATCCAGGGAAGTACAAATAAGAAAGACGAACTACTTATTGGCTATGAACAAAATACGCAAAAACCAACAGGCTTTACTGCCTATGATTTTACCGGCAAGATTATTTATGAACCGCGTCCTAAACAAAATCTAATTCTTGCTTATCAGCTTTCCCGGCAAGAAGATGTACCCCGATTTGATAAATATGCATATAATGATTTTTACAAATGGTTATATACCCCGCAAAAAAGAGACCTTATTTATGGTGTGTACGAGAATAAAAACAAAAACGGTTTTTTCAATTCCTTTCGCACAAGCTTATCATATCACCGGCAACAGGAAGGCCGCCAAAAGCAAAAAACAATCGTTTCGGATTTGATAAAAGAAATCGATGATGTGCAAACAATTGGTTTTACATTTCAGGCCCAATCGAATTATAAGGAACAGTTATTAAATTTTGGGTTGGATTATTATTCAGACTTTGTAAATAGCAAAACCACAGTTTCCTCCACAGACAAAATAGACGTAACAACGCGAGGCCGGTTTCCGGATGATTCACGCTACAGTAGTTTTGGTATCTTTTTAGAAGATGAATATAGTTTTTCAACAGATTGGCAGGCAAATGCAGGCATCCGCTTTTCCCATTTCCAAACGGATTTCACCATAAAAGATACAACCAAATTAAGTTTTGAAAAAAAATATAATGCATTAACAGGCAGCTTTGGGATTATATACAAGCCAAACCAATGGAGTTCGCTTTCAACAAATATTTCTCAGGGTTTTCGTGCACCTAATCTCAGCGATTTAGCAAAATTTGGTGAATCAAAAGGTAGTATTTTTGAAGTGCCAAATCTGAATGTTAATCCCGAAAAAGCTCTTAGCATCGATCTTAATTATAAACTGAATAAACGCTTATTAAAATTTTCGGCTGCAATTTATTATATGCAGATATCAGATTTACTGATTAGTTCAAATGATCTCTACAATGGCTCGCCAAACATCGTTTCAGGAGAAGACACACTATCAGTAAAATCAAAACAAAATGGTGGAAAAGCATTTATAACAGGATTTGAATCCAGCTTAAACTTTGCCCTTTCAAATTCGCTAAAATTCAGATCAAATTTATCATTTACATTTGGAGAGAACCAGACAGCAAATGAACCCGTTGGGGGAATTCCACCACTTTTCGGATTGGTTGGGGCAAGCTGGCAGCAAAATAAATCTTTCTCCGAATTTTATCTTCGTTTTGCCGCTGCTCAAACACGGCTCTCAAGCGATGATTTTGATGATCCACGAATTCCAATTGGCGGGACGCCGGAATGGTTTACTTTAAATGTACGAACAGAGTACGAATTTAATAATTGGATTCGGTTGAATTTAGCTGTAGAAAATATTTTGGACCACCTTTATCGTGAGCACGGTTCAGGAATAAATGCACCGGGAAGAAATTTTATTGTTGGGATTAAGCTATCAAGATAA
- the trmH gene encoding tRNA (guanosine(18)-2'-O)-methyltransferase TrmH translates to MTPSRYKKILQMLKHRQPSLTVVMENVHKAHNLAAIARTSDAAGIPEIHAITRFDELNLTQDAASGSGRWVNVKTHTEIGDAYKHLKKKGFQLLTAHFNEQAKDFREIDFCLPTAIVVGQELDGLTDEAIESADGSIIIPMYGMVQSLNVSVATAIILYEAQRQRHDAGMYEKSNPDEKFTNDFIFEKGYPRLAAKLREKGEPFPKLDDEGAILG, encoded by the coding sequence ATGACACCATCCCGCTATAAAAAAATACTTCAAATGCTGAAACATCGCCAACCAAGTTTAACGGTTGTAATGGAGAACGTTCATAAAGCACACAACCTAGCTGCAATAGCGCGTACTTCTGACGCAGCCGGTATTCCAGAAATTCATGCCATTACAAGGTTTGATGAATTAAACTTAACACAAGACGCGGCCAGTGGAAGCGGTAGATGGGTAAATGTGAAAACGCACACGGAAATAGGGGATGCTTATAAACACCTTAAGAAAAAGGGGTTTCAGCTGTTAACAGCACATTTCAATGAACAAGCAAAAGATTTTAGGGAAATTGATTTCTGTCTTCCAACTGCAATTGTTGTTGGGCAAGAGCTGGATGGTTTAACCGACGAGGCGATAGAAAGTGCCGATGGCAGCATCATAATCCCAATGTACGGCATGGTGCAATCTTTAAATGTTTCTGTTGCAACAGCCATCATTTTATATGAAGCCCAACGACAGCGTCATGATGCCGGGATGTATGAAAAATCTAATCCGGACGAAAAATTTACAAACGATTTTATTTTTGAAAAAGGCTATCCAAGATTGGCTGCTAAATTGCGGGAAAAAGGAGAACCTTTTCCAAAGCTTGATGACGAAGGAGCTATTCTTGGATAG
- a CDS encoding lysine 2,3-aminomutase: MIETGKLKFYGIRNIESIPQFRKLSADDQFASKVVAHVLPFRTNNYVVDELINWDNIPDDPMYQLTFMQRDMLHPNHFEKIACLLKRNASPAEIKTAANEIRYEMNPHPGDQMTANVPLMDNEPVRGIQHKYRETCLVFPSSGQTCHAYCTFCFRWAQFVGSNDLKFATDESNRFQEYLKSHHEISDVLFTGGDPMIMSLKKLEAYILPLLKPEFEHIRTIRIGTKSISYWPYRFVTDKDSEGILNLFEKVMSSGKHLALMGHFNHWVELSTPIVHKAIRKLRNVGVKIRSQSPLIKHINDDSAVWARMWKDQVNLGIIPYYMFVERETGAFDYFSVPLSRSFEIYRDAFKQVSGLSRGARGPSMSASPGKVVIDGISKINGESVFVLNFLQARNAEWVKKPFFAKYDETSTWVDQLKPAFGQEKFFFEDELEEILSKKRK; this comes from the coding sequence TTGATAGAAACAGGAAAATTAAAATTTTATGGAATACGGAATATTGAATCGATACCTCAATTTAGGAAGCTTTCGGCTGATGATCAGTTTGCTTCCAAAGTAGTAGCACACGTCCTGCCATTTCGCACAAACAATTATGTTGTTGATGAACTAATTAACTGGGATAACATCCCTGACGATCCTATGTATCAACTCACCTTCATGCAACGCGATATGCTTCACCCTAATCACTTTGAAAAGATTGCCTGTTTATTAAAACGCAATGCGAGTCCTGCAGAAATTAAGACTGCAGCCAATGAAATAAGGTATGAAATGAATCCCCATCCGGGAGACCAGATGACTGCAAATGTACCGCTTATGGACAATGAACCTGTTCGCGGGATTCAGCATAAATACCGCGAAACATGTCTGGTATTTCCTTCAAGCGGGCAAACCTGCCATGCTTACTGTACATTTTGTTTCCGTTGGGCACAGTTTGTAGGATCTAATGATTTGAAGTTTGCAACAGATGAGTCAAACCGTTTTCAAGAATACCTAAAATCACATCATGAAATAAGCGATGTTTTATTTACTGGTGGCGATCCGATGATAATGTCACTAAAGAAACTTGAAGCCTATATTCTTCCTTTGTTAAAACCCGAATTTGAGCATATCCGCACAATCCGGATTGGTACAAAATCAATCTCTTACTGGCCTTATCGATTTGTAACCGACAAAGATTCGGAGGGGATATTAAACCTTTTTGAAAAAGTTATGAGTTCCGGAAAACACCTTGCATTGATGGGGCACTTTAATCACTGGGTAGAACTTTCTACGCCGATTGTTCATAAAGCCATTCGAAAGTTACGAAACGTTGGAGTTAAAATCCGTAGCCAGAGCCCATTGATAAAACATATTAATGATGATAGTGCGGTCTGGGCCAGAATGTGGAAAGATCAGGTTAACCTGGGCATTATTCCATATTACATGTTTGTGGAAAGAGAAACCGGTGCTTTTGATTATTTTTCAGTGCCACTCTCAAGATCCTTTGAAATATATCGCGATGCATTTAAACAAGTATCAGGATTATCACGAGGTGCGCGTGGTCCGTCGATGTCAGCATCACCAGGTAAGGTTGTTATAGATGGTATATCAAAAATAAATGGTGAGTCTGTTTTTGTTCTGAACTTTTTGCAGGCACGAAATGCGGAATGGGTTAAAAAACCATTCTTTGCAAAATATGACGAAACGTCAACCTGGGTTGATCAATTGAAACCTGCTTTTGGGCAAGAGAAGTTTTTCTTTGAAGATGAGTTGGAAGAAATATTGTCAAAAAAGAGAAAGTAG